CGGCCAATTCAGGAGCCACGGCAGCGCAGTTTACGGCAAAGAACGGGCCGCTCGATCGTGGGGAGCGCTGATGAATGAACTTGGCGAAGTAATCTTTTCCACTGCCGCTTTCACCCAACAGAAGGATTGTTGCGTCCCTTTTCGATGCCAGTCTCAGATAGGTGATTGTCTCTTGCATTGCCTCCGAAGGATACTCGTTCTGTGAGTGCGTGACCTCTTTCTGTTCCTTCCTTTCAGTTACGTTTCGTGCAATCCCGCAGATGCCGATGATATTTCCTTCACTGTCCTTGAGAGGCACTCGGATTTCGTGGAGAGTTGTAGGAACGCCATGTATTCTTCTCGTATGTTCGTCTTCTATATAAGCTCCCCTGAGCACGCGAGAATCCACATCGTTAAAATAGCCGCTTTCACTCGGCTCCAGCAAATCTGCATCCGTTTTACCAATAATGTCCGCGGCGGGAAGCTGGAACAGTTGTTCCATTGCCGGGTTCACCTCTTTGTACCGTAAAAGATGATCTTTTATGTAGATACAGTCCTGAGCTCCTTCGAATATCGCGCGGAAAACCTCTTCAGTACGGCGCCGTTGATCCTCGATTTCCCTTTTCGCGGTGATGTCTGTCAGCGCACCTGCAGCTCTCAAAGGATTGCCGTCTGCGTCCCGCTCGATCACTTTCCCGCGACTCCAGATCCATCTCCATTCGCCGGAGGGCATTTTTGCGCGGTACTCGCAGTCATAGACCGGTTTATGTCCCTGCACATGATCGTCGAATGCTTTCTGAACCCGGGCTCTGTCTTCAGGATGAAGCCGGGCCATAAAGTCTTGCCATACGCCTCCAGTCTGGTCCGGACTGTATCCGAACAATTCTGCTTTGCTTCGTTGAATCCTGTCTTTTATCAGATCCCATTCATAAAATCCGTCTGAACTCGCCTCCAGAATGCGCGCGAGCCTTTCATTTGCGGCCTGCAACTCCTCTTCCACTTTTTTGCGATCCGAAATATCCATAATCACCGCACAGCTCGTTTCGATGCCGTCCTGCCGGTAAGTGTTCGAAGAAACCAGCGCATGGAGTTTGCTGCCATCCGATCTAACGAAAGTGAATTCTCTCCTGCTCCTCTCCGTTTTGCTTTCACCGATCAGATTCATGAAAGAATCTCTCTCTTCAGGAACGAGATACAGCTTCAGTGGAGTTGCGATAATTTGTTCCAGAGACGAACCAAGCAATTCAGCGAGCCGCGTGTTACAGTAGAGGATGGTTCCGTCTGCACTCAGTGAGGCGGCTCCTTCATGCATTGTCTCTACCATCATGCGGTACGCTCGATCTTGCCCTTCAAGCGTGTAGATTCGCTCTGTATCGGATCCTGAGATAACAATTGCGTCGACCTCGCCTGCTCTGATTGCTCGGAGAGTGTCTTCCGCTTCTTCCAAACGTTCGCGAATCAATGCTATTTCCGCCAGTAGTTCTTCATTCGTCTTCATTGTACGTCTACTATTCTTTCGATGAATGTAGATCCAATCCTGCCAGAACTCTTGTTTCACTTGAAAGATCGCCTATCAGCCGCCTTAAAGGAGGGGGCAACGCCTTGATCAACATGGGCGCGGCAACGATCTGCCCTTCCTTGGCAAAAATCGGCTGCTGGTAAATGTCAATTACTTCCAATTTGAAACGCCCTTCCAAATGCTCACTGCAAATCTTCTTCAAATTTTCGACAGCACTCCTAGACCGGGACGAATTTCCTGCAACGTAAAGGCGCAACACGAATTCTTCCTGTTCAGCGAGATTGGCAGCTTCTCTCAATGTATTGTGTGCTGTTTCTTTGATCTGTCGAGGTTTAACCTCTTTTTTCTTCATCAGGAATTCTCTTTTCTGCTCCGTTGCCGAAGATCGAGTCCCACCGGAACCCGCTCTGTATTAGACAAATCACCAATAATTTTCTCCACCGGTT
The sequence above is a segment of the Desulfomonile tiedjei DSM 6799 genome. Coding sequences within it:
- a CDS encoding sigma 54-interacting transcriptional regulator, with the translated sequence MKTNEELLAEIALIRERLEEAEDTLRAIRAGEVDAIVISGSDTERIYTLEGQDRAYRMMVETMHEGAASLSADGTILYCNTRLAELLGSSLEQIIATPLKLYLVPEERDSFMNLIGESKTERSRREFTFVRSDGSKLHALVSSNTYRQDGIETSCAVIMDISDRKKVEEELQAANERLARILEASSDGFYEWDLIKDRIQRSKAELFGYSPDQTGGVWQDFMARLHPEDRARVQKAFDDHVQGHKPVYDCEYRAKMPSGEWRWIWSRGKVIERDADGNPLRAAGALTDITAKREIEDQRRRTEEVFRAIFEGAQDCIYIKDHLLRYKEVNPAMEQLFQLPAADIIGKTDADLLEPSESGYFNDVDSRVLRGAYIEDEHTRRIHGVPTTLHEIRVPLKDSEGNIIGICGIARNVTERKEQKEVTHSQNEYPSEAMQETITYLRLASKRDATILLLGESGSGKDYFAKFIHQRSPRSSGPFFAVNCAAVAPELAESELFGHERGAFTGAQGRKRGQLELAEGGTLLLNEVGELSLTLQAKLLTFLDTREFTRVGGEKPVSVSARLIAATNKDLKTEVDAGRFRMDLFYRLNVMTITIPPLRERKADIPLLVKRILAQLRFELQLPYEPQLDGTSMEILIDYDWPGNVRELRNVLERSVMLSNSPAVQIIDLGGRSEVLSDWSHTIQFPKSESINDITRNMKSRLVSEALRRSGGSKKGAAKLLGISRYSLKHYLKTLDLGFYGVHDDYEM
- a CDS encoding circadian clock KaiB family protein; this encodes MKKKEVKPRQIKETAHNTLREAANLAEQEEFVLRLYVAGNSSRSRSAVENLKKICSEHLEGRFKLEVIDIYQQPIFAKEGQIVAAPMLIKALPPPLRRLIGDLSSETRVLAGLDLHSSKE